One window of the Bradyrhizobium sp. NP1 genome contains the following:
- a CDS encoding TRAP transporter substrate-binding protein, with the protein MKRRDFIKVTGLAAAGAASMAAPAIAQSMPEIKWRMTTSWPKSLDTLHGGAEMMAKVVGEATDNKFQIQTFAAGEIVPGLQVLDAVQSATVEIGHTASYYYFGKDPTFTFGSSVPFGPDMRINQAWYLLGGGREILNEFYKNYNVISLLAGNTGCQMGGFFRKEINTVADLNGLKFRIGGFAGRVMQKLGCVPQQLAGGDIYPALEKGTIDAAEWVGPYDDEKLGLYKVAPHYYYPGWWEGGPMLLAMVNLDKWNALPKSYQSVLEQAGHLANNWMMAKYDSVNPMALRKLLANGTKLHPFSPPIMEASFKAAKELHNEVAATNANFKKVYESLTNYSNNSYSWFQVAEVGYDNFMARHSQS; encoded by the coding sequence ATGAAGCGACGAGATTTCATCAAGGTCACCGGACTGGCGGCGGCGGGCGCGGCGAGCATGGCGGCGCCGGCGATCGCCCAATCGATGCCGGAGATCAAATGGCGCATGACGACGAGCTGGCCCAAATCTCTCGACACGCTGCATGGCGGCGCCGAGATGATGGCGAAGGTAGTCGGCGAGGCCACCGACAACAAATTCCAGATCCAGACCTTTGCCGCCGGCGAGATCGTGCCGGGCCTGCAGGTGCTTGACGCGGTGCAGAGCGCCACCGTCGAAATTGGGCATACGGCCTCGTATTACTATTTCGGCAAGGACCCGACCTTCACCTTCGGCTCGTCGGTGCCGTTCGGTCCCGACATGCGCATCAACCAGGCCTGGTACCTGCTCGGCGGGGGGCGGGAAATCCTCAACGAGTTCTACAAGAACTACAATGTGATCTCGCTGCTCGCCGGCAACACCGGCTGCCAGATGGGCGGCTTCTTCCGCAAGGAGATCAATACCGTCGCCGACCTGAACGGCCTCAAATTCCGCATTGGCGGTTTCGCCGGGCGCGTGATGCAGAAGCTCGGCTGCGTGCCGCAGCAACTCGCCGGCGGCGACATCTATCCCGCGCTGGAAAAAGGCACGATCGACGCGGCCGAATGGGTCGGTCCGTATGACGACGAAAAGCTCGGTCTCTACAAGGTCGCGCCGCACTATTACTATCCCGGATGGTGGGAGGGCGGTCCGATGCTGCTCGCCATGGTCAATCTCGACAAATGGAACGCGCTGCCGAAATCCTATCAAAGCGTTCTCGAGCAGGCCGGCCACCTCGCCAACAACTGGATGATGGCGAAGTACGACAGCGTCAATCCGATGGCGCTGCGCAAATTGCTCGCCAACGGCACCAAGCTGCATCCGTTCTCGCCGCCGATCATGGAAGCTTCCTTCAAGGCGGCGAAGGAGCTGCACAACGAGGTCGCCGCGACCAACGCGAATTTCAAGAAGGTCTATGAATCGCTGACCAACTACTCGAACAACAGCTATTCGTGGTTCCAGGTCGCCGAGGTCGGCTACGACAACTTCATGGCGCGCCACTCGCAGAGCTAG
- a CDS encoding TRAP transporter substrate-binding protein, whose amino-acid sequence MKRRDFLKVSAAGAAAAAVASPAIAQSSPEIKWRMTSSFPKSLDTIYGGADQFAKYVAEMTDNKFQIQVFAAGEIVPGLQALDATSNGTVEMSHTVSYYYVGKDPTFAIYASVPFGLNARQQNSWWYQGGGQELGNEFFKKFGVIGFPCGNTGTQMGGWFRKEIKTVADLSGLKFRIGGIAGQVLQKVGVVPQQLAGGDIYPALEKGTIDAAEWVGPYDDEKLGFQKVAKYYYYPGFWEGGPTVHAFCNLEKWNSLPKSYQAIITNATANANTWMAARYDMQNPAALKRLVASGTQLRPFTNEVLEACLKATNELWAEISSKNPDFKKSIDAMQAYRSDQYLWWQVAEYTFDSFMIRSRTRG is encoded by the coding sequence ATGAAGCGTCGTGATTTTCTGAAGGTTTCGGCGGCCGGCGCCGCAGCGGCCGCGGTGGCCTCGCCCGCGATCGCGCAGTCCTCGCCCGAGATCAAATGGCGCATGACCTCGAGCTTTCCGAAATCGCTCGACACCATCTATGGCGGCGCGGACCAGTTCGCGAAATACGTCGCGGAGATGACCGACAACAAGTTCCAGATCCAGGTCTTCGCCGCCGGCGAAATCGTCCCCGGCCTGCAGGCGCTCGATGCGACCTCGAACGGCACGGTCGAGATGAGCCACACCGTGTCGTACTACTACGTCGGCAAGGATCCGACCTTTGCGATCTACGCCTCGGTACCGTTCGGCCTCAACGCGCGGCAGCAGAACTCCTGGTGGTACCAGGGCGGCGGCCAGGAGCTCGGCAACGAGTTCTTCAAGAAGTTCGGCGTGATCGGCTTTCCCTGCGGCAACACCGGCACCCAGATGGGCGGCTGGTTCCGCAAGGAGATCAAGACGGTCGCCGATCTCTCCGGCCTGAAATTCCGCATCGGCGGCATTGCCGGCCAGGTGCTGCAGAAGGTCGGCGTCGTGCCGCAGCAGCTTGCGGGCGGCGACATCTATCCGGCACTGGAAAAGGGTACGATCGACGCCGCCGAGTGGGTCGGCCCCTATGACGACGAGAAGCTCGGCTTCCAGAAGGTCGCCAAGTATTACTACTATCCCGGCTTCTGGGAGGGCGGCCCGACGGTGCACGCCTTCTGCAATCTCGAGAAGTGGAATTCGCTGCCGAAGAGCTATCAGGCGATCATCACCAACGCGACGGCGAACGCCAACACCTGGATGGCGGCGCGCTACGACATGCAGAATCCGGCGGCGCTGAAGCGGCTCGTTGCCAGCGGCACGCAGCTTCGTCCCTTCACCAACGAAGTCCTGGAAGCCTGCCTCAAGGCGACCAACGAGCTGTGGGCCGAGATTTCGTCGAAGAATCCCGACTTCAAGAAGTCGATCGACGCGATGCAGGCCTATCGCTCCGACCAATATCTGTGGTGGCAGGTCGCCGAATACACCTTCGACAGCTTCATGATCCGCTCGCGCACGCGCGGCTGA
- a CDS encoding P-loop NTPase, with the protein MGVTQQQVLDQLSRVMSPRGVAVTHANVLSEISVSDGKVFFSINVDAAEARAWESVRAQAESVVRAIPGVTAAMIALTAERKPGSAPAPRRPGTGVPPAASHRPPQGGPSPMARQAEIPGVSAVIAVASGKGGVGKSTTALNLALGLRDLGLKVGLLDADIYGPSVPRLTGIREKPELNDAKKMIPIERFGLAIMSIGFLVEEDTAMIWRGPMVMSAITQMLRDVAWGTLDVLVVDMPPGTGDAQLTLAQNVPLKGAVIVSTPQDLSLIDARRGLAMFKKVNVPVLGIVENMSYFQCPHCGTRSDIFGHGGARHEAERLGVPFLGEVPLHMAIRATSDSGTPVVASEPDGPHAAIYRAIAGQVRDRLKGAIAAA; encoded by the coding sequence TTGGGCGTTACGCAGCAGCAGGTTCTGGATCAGCTTTCCAGGGTGATGTCGCCCCGCGGCGTCGCCGTGACCCATGCCAATGTCCTGTCGGAGATATCGGTCAGCGACGGCAAGGTGTTCTTCTCGATCAACGTCGACGCAGCGGAAGCGCGCGCCTGGGAGAGCGTGCGCGCGCAGGCAGAAAGCGTCGTGCGCGCCATTCCGGGTGTGACCGCCGCAATGATCGCCTTGACCGCGGAGCGCAAGCCAGGCAGCGCGCCTGCGCCGCGCCGGCCGGGCACGGGCGTGCCGCCCGCCGCATCGCATCGCCCGCCGCAGGGCGGACCCTCGCCGATGGCGCGTCAGGCGGAAATCCCCGGCGTCTCCGCGGTGATCGCGGTCGCCTCCGGCAAGGGCGGCGTCGGCAAATCCACCACCGCGCTCAATCTCGCTTTGGGCCTGCGCGACCTCGGGCTGAAGGTCGGCCTGCTCGATGCAGATATCTATGGCCCCTCGGTGCCGCGGCTGACCGGCATCCGCGAAAAGCCCGAGCTCAACGACGCCAAGAAGATGATCCCGATTGAGCGCTTCGGGCTTGCGATCATGTCGATCGGCTTCCTGGTCGAGGAAGACACCGCGATGATCTGGCGCGGCCCGATGGTGATGTCTGCGATCACCCAGATGCTGCGCGACGTCGCCTGGGGCACGCTCGACGTGCTCGTGGTCGACATGCCGCCGGGCACCGGTGATGCCCAGCTCACGCTGGCGCAGAACGTGCCGCTGAAGGGCGCGGTGATCGTCTCGACCCCGCAGGACCTGTCGCTGATCGATGCGCGGCGGGGGCTTGCGATGTTCAAGAAGGTCAACGTGCCCGTGCTCGGCATCGTCGAGAACATGAGCTATTTCCAGTGCCCGCATTGCGGCACCCGGTCGGACATTTTCGGCCATGGCGGCGCGCGCCACGAGGCGGAGCGGCTCGGCGTGCCGTTCCTGGGCGAAGTCCCGCTGCATATGGCTATTCGCGCGACCTCCGATTCGGGGACGCCGGTGGTCGCGAGCGAGCCGGACGGGCCGCATGCGGCGATCTACCGCGCCATCGCCGGGCAAGTCCGCGACCGCCTGAAGGGCGCCATCGCCGCGGCCTGA
- a CDS encoding VOC family protein, whose translation MGAQRMGMSVGVLDHFNIRTRKLADTVRFYEDVLGLEKGARPNFAFPGAWMYSEGKAVVHLVDISATDEPQKPDSGVVHHVAFVSQGFDGMKQRLKSKGMPFDARQVPGGDLWQIFVNDPNGVMIELNYEAAKEQGGGAPAERHDDVGAR comes from the coding sequence ATGGGAGCGCAGCGGATGGGCATGAGCGTAGGCGTGCTCGATCATTTCAACATCCGGACCCGGAAACTCGCCGACACGGTCCGGTTCTATGAGGATGTCTTGGGCCTCGAAAAGGGGGCCCGGCCGAACTTCGCCTTTCCCGGCGCCTGGATGTACAGCGAGGGCAAGGCTGTCGTGCATCTGGTCGATATTTCCGCCACCGACGAGCCGCAAAAGCCCGATTCCGGCGTTGTCCACCACGTGGCCTTCGTCAGCCAGGGCTTTGACGGCATGAAGCAGCGGCTCAAGTCCAAAGGCATGCCGTTCGATGCGCGGCAGGTTCCGGGCGGCGACCTCTGGCAGATCTTCGTCAACGACCCCAACGGGGTCATGATCGAGCTGAACTACGAGGCCGCCAAGGAGCAGGGCGGCGGCGCGCCGGCCGAGCGCCACGATGACGTGGGTGCCAGATAG